A single window of Pontibacillus chungwhensis DNA harbors:
- a CDS encoding restriction endonuclease translates to MFAYVKEALEAVKAREENVKVLHQTEKRMNQLTKKNEALSNQIEMRNEQIEELDRNIARKESEIHELNEKMALMHKEIHKTKQEKYDVNSQLRLAQSKLEKVEEEWKKHEEKKEQYERSTCERKVALTNLVRGLSQYAIGLQEINSIPIESEAFELELMELNELHERLMENFVSKYLPQCVNLIIPDVFKELLNYIDAKPFTQSYWLPENVTYAPAVHSMISFYHNHLTALIDLLSKRGLVVRGNEEAFLEVMKLIVLEVNYERLRDDFFLMEERIQESDPLDHVLHVYIQSLGEEEVRSFSNLGFLVEFLKRKRYGNYEKELLIEDDLLNEAQANYKAMKLERDLMRDKETTQSPPLMTMEAINEMNGLEFEEFLVSLLSKLGFRSSPTKNSGDQGVDILARKNDRVYAIQAKRYASSVGNKAVQEVVSGKEYYHADATWVITNNTFTPAALALAERTETTLWDGHKLEAVLEVYNM, encoded by the coding sequence ATGTTTGCCTATGTGAAAGAGGCACTAGAAGCAGTAAAAGCAAGAGAAGAAAATGTAAAAGTTCTTCATCAGACCGAAAAAAGAATGAATCAACTAACGAAGAAGAATGAAGCATTATCGAATCAAATTGAAATGCGAAACGAACAAATAGAGGAATTAGATAGGAACATCGCGAGAAAAGAGTCTGAAATCCATGAACTGAATGAGAAAATGGCTCTCATGCACAAAGAAATTCATAAGACCAAACAAGAAAAATATGATGTAAACAGTCAGCTTCGGCTGGCTCAGAGTAAGTTAGAGAAAGTAGAAGAGGAATGGAAGAAACATGAGGAGAAAAAGGAACAGTATGAGAGAAGTACTTGTGAAAGAAAAGTAGCTTTAACGAATCTTGTACGGGGGCTTAGCCAATATGCTATAGGTTTACAGGAGATAAACTCCATCCCTATAGAAAGTGAAGCGTTTGAGCTTGAACTTATGGAGCTTAACGAACTTCATGAGAGGTTGATGGAGAATTTTGTGTCTAAGTATTTACCTCAATGCGTAAACCTCATTATTCCAGATGTGTTTAAGGAACTATTAAACTACATAGATGCCAAACCGTTCACTCAAAGCTATTGGCTCCCGGAGAATGTTACATATGCCCCGGCTGTCCATTCGATGATCTCCTTTTATCATAATCATTTAACCGCGCTCATTGACCTGCTATCTAAGCGAGGACTTGTGGTAAGAGGGAACGAAGAAGCGTTTCTTGAAGTGATGAAGCTGATCGTTTTAGAAGTGAACTATGAACGGTTAAGGGATGATTTCTTCTTAATGGAAGAGCGTATTCAGGAAAGTGACCCACTCGATCATGTTCTTCATGTGTATATTCAAAGTCTAGGAGAAGAGGAAGTGCGCTCTTTTTCTAACTTAGGTTTTCTTGTAGAATTTTTGAAAAGAAAACGCTACGGGAATTACGAAAAAGAACTGCTGATTGAAGATGATCTCTTAAATGAAGCCCAAGCAAACTATAAAGCTATGAAGTTGGAGCGAGATTTAATGAGGGATAAAGAAACAACACAAAGTCCTCCTCTGATGACCATGGAAGCCATTAACGAAATGAATGGATTGGAGTTCGAGGAATTCTTGGTTAGCTTATTATCTAAATTAGGTTTTCGTTCTTCTCCTACTAAGAATTCAGGAGATCAAGGCGTGGATATCCTAGCTCGAAAAAATGACCGTGTCTACGCAATCCAAGCGAAACGATACGCTAGTTCAGTCGGGAACAAAGCGGTTCAGGAAGTGGTATCAGGTAAAGAATATTATCATGCAGACGCCACATGGGTGATTACCAATAATACCTTTACACCGGCGGCTCTTGCGTTGGCTGAACGGACGGAAACGACGCTTTGGGATGGTCATAAGTTGGAGGCCGTGCTTGAGGTTTATAATATGTGA